In one Parageobacillus genomosp. 1 genomic region, the following are encoded:
- a CDS encoding IS200/IS605 family accessory protein TnpB-related protein, with the protein MKTVRGMKIVSHDESQLRSLDELMRVFGSAKRYAFNRLLEGRNAKDIIQHLSHPFRLNKRFAEDAVLLAQSLISSQLELLPMRLEDVQAKIEKTEKKIDEYQHGRKTPKKVDLPTCLGGLHQRLEKLKAKEAELKHHLDQGTIPRVIFGGKENFYKRLKGNITNEEWKDLRSNQLYARGDKSKKGNLNIRLVYDDNTNQWYVEIANPLEQQKGKHAPRLRLPVLVPEKYEEEIIDLVMGEQVGVNAKGKPIIEYQPYTVEIKRKNGEYYVHLIYEEEVYGRELAYDEPIQAERIAGIDINMDRIAVSIVSKQGNFIKSKVFYCHELEYVRANKRNNIVGETVRDVYDWLLQENVGAVVIENIQLRQRHDTDRRFNRLTHHFKKKKLTDTIIRRGMRLGFRIKKVNPAYTSVIGRFKYRKKYGLSVHESAALVIGRRGLGYHERLPKELMDTIKTKVKRHLIAVLGSMEESYKQSKSENCGNI; encoded by the coding sequence ATGAAAACGGTTCGGGGGATGAAAATCGTTTCTCATGATGAATCGCAACTTCGTTCATTAGATGAGTTGATGCGCGTCTTTGGTTCCGCGAAGCGATACGCGTTCAACCGTTTGTTGGAGGGAAGGAACGCAAAAGACATCATCCAGCACCTTTCGCACCCATTTCGGCTCAACAAACGGTTTGCCGAAGATGCGGTCTTGCTTGCTCAATCGCTGATTTCTTCCCAACTTGAGTTGCTTCCCATGCGCTTAGAGGATGTGCAGGCGAAAATCGAAAAAACCGAAAAGAAAATCGATGAGTATCAACATGGACGAAAAACACCAAAAAAAGTCGATCTTCCAACATGTCTAGGTGGATTGCACCAACGGTTAGAAAAGTTGAAAGCGAAAGAAGCCGAGCTAAAGCACCATCTCGACCAAGGAACGATTCCACGTGTGATTTTTGGTGGAAAAGAGAACTTTTATAAGCGCTTAAAAGGAAACATCACGAACGAAGAATGGAAAGATTTGCGTTCCAATCAGTTGTACGCCAGAGGCGATAAAAGCAAAAAAGGAAATTTAAATATTCGCCTCGTGTATGACGACAACACGAATCAATGGTATGTAGAAATCGCCAACCCGCTGGAACAACAAAAAGGGAAACACGCTCCGCGCTTGAGGTTGCCTGTGTTGGTTCCTGAAAAATATGAAGAGGAAATCATCGATCTCGTTATGGGAGAACAAGTGGGAGTGAATGCAAAAGGAAAGCCCATTATCGAATATCAACCATATACCGTTGAAATCAAACGCAAAAACGGGGAATATTATGTCCATCTCATCTATGAAGAAGAGGTATATGGCAGAGAACTTGCCTACGATGAACCGATTCAAGCGGAACGAATCGCTGGAATTGATATCAATATGGACCGCATCGCCGTAAGCATCGTTTCGAAACAAGGAAACTTCATCAAATCGAAAGTGTTTTACTGCCATGAACTCGAATATGTGCGGGCGAATAAACGAAACAACATCGTTGGAGAAACAGTGCGAGACGTGTATGACTGGCTGCTTCAAGAGAATGTTGGGGCAGTGGTCATCGAAAACATCCAACTAAGACAGCGGCACGATACGGACAGACGATTCAATCGCTTGACCCATCATTTCAAAAAGAAAAAGCTAACTGACACCATCATTCGCCGTGGGATGCGGCTTGGGTTTCGCATCAAAAAAGTGAATCCGGCGTACACCAGCGTCATTGGACGTTTCAAGTATAGGAAAAAGTATGGGTTATCCGTTCATGAAAGCGCCGCTTTGGTGATTGGCAGGCGGGGATTAGGGTATCATGAACGATTGCCAAAAGAACTCATGGACACCATAAAAACGAAAGTGAAACGCCATTTGATTGCGGTGTTAGGGTCGATGGAAGAATCCTACAAGCAATCAAAAAGCGAAAACTGCGGCAATATCTAG
- a CDS encoding metallophosphoesterase, whose translation MEHLETAKMNRRTFLKKMILTGVGGILATTSSYSYARFIEPAQLTVTHHIISHPLIPKEFNGTKLLQFSDVHLGHYYGLQRFRHTIAKINELQPDIVLFTGDLLDEPNKYPHIDAVAETLSHIRAPLGKFSIYGNHDHGGYGTDIYRHIMEKAGFRMLVNEHVLIRRQNGPFIAIAGSDDMMLGRPNFAKMVESIPDSTYTIILLHEPDGAIQTSRYPVHLQLSGHSHGGQIQLPFIGPLITPPLSEKYYEGFYRIRHLTLYVNRGLGTTRVPLRFLSPPELTIFTLQHRA comes from the coding sequence ATGGAACATTTGGAAACCGCAAAAATGAACCGACGCACATTTTTAAAAAAAATGATACTTACCGGCGTCGGCGGAATATTGGCAACGACATCCAGCTATAGTTACGCCCGTTTTATTGAGCCGGCGCAATTAACCGTTACCCACCATATTATTTCCCACCCGCTGATCCCAAAAGAGTTTAACGGGACAAAACTGTTGCAATTTAGCGATGTCCATTTAGGTCATTACTATGGATTACAACGCTTTCGCCATACGATCGCAAAAATAAACGAATTACAGCCTGATATCGTATTGTTTACCGGCGATTTACTGGATGAGCCAAACAAGTATCCGCACATTGATGCAGTTGCTGAAACACTTTCCCACATTCGCGCTCCGCTCGGAAAATTTAGCATTTACGGAAATCATGATCACGGTGGATATGGAACCGATATATATCGCCATATTATGGAGAAAGCCGGCTTTCGCATGCTTGTCAATGAGCACGTTCTCATTCGGCGACAGAATGGGCCGTTCATCGCCATCGCCGGCAGCGATGATATGATGCTTGGCAGGCCAAACTTCGCGAAGATGGTTGAGTCAATTCCCGATTCCACTTATACGATCATCCTGCTGCATGAGCCGGACGGTGCCATACAAACAAGCCGCTATCCCGTTCATTTGCAACTATCCGGGCATAGCCACGGTGGGCAAATTCAGCTTCCGTTTATCGGCCCGCTAATTACGCCGCCGCTGTCGGAAAAATATTATGAAGGATTTTACCGTATTCGTCATTTAACGCTATATGTAAACCGCGGACTTGGGACGACAAGAGTGCCGCTCCGCTTTTTGTCGCCGCCGGAACTGACTATTTTTACATTGCAGCATCGTGCATAA
- a CDS encoding TlpA family protein disulfide reductase: MKLREPMPQLTGATATLNGEVTREQLVGEKPTLIHFWSVSCHLCKEAMPQVNEFRDRYKDKLNVVSVHMPRSEKDLDIELVKKVAEEHGITQPILVDNEHKITDAFENQYVPAYYVFDAEGKLRHFQAGGSGMKMLEKRVNRVLEETEKAQQQ; this comes from the coding sequence ATGAAACTGCGTGAACCAATGCCGCAATTAACAGGTGCTACCGCAACGCTCAATGGTGAAGTAACAAGAGAACAATTGGTTGGAGAAAAACCAACATTAATTCACTTTTGGTCGGTAAGCTGCCATCTTTGCAAAGAAGCGATGCCGCAAGTAAACGAGTTCCGTGACCGCTATAAGGATAAGCTGAACGTCGTTTCTGTTCATATGCCGCGTTCAGAAAAAGACCTAGATATCGAATTGGTCAAAAAAGTTGCCGAAGAACACGGCATTACGCAGCCGATTTTAGTGGATAACGAACATAAAATCACAGACGCCTTTGAAAATCAATACGTGCCTGCTTACTACGTGTTTGATGCGGAAGGCAAATTACGTCATTTCCAAGCAGGCGGAAGCGGCATGAAAATGCTGGAAAAACGAGTAAACCGCGTCTTGGAAGAAACGGAAAAGGCGCAGCAACAATAA
- the fadH gene encoding 2,4-dienoyl-CoA reductase, whose product MNGKVIIVTGGSSGMGKYMAKRFAADGANVVITGRRLEALEEAKKEIESPNGKVLPIQMDVRDPELVAEMVKRTDAEFGRIDALINNAAGNFICPAEKLSINGWNSVINIVLNGTFYCSREVGNYWIQRGQKGSIINIVATYAWHAGAGVIHSASAKAGVLAMTRTLAVEWGKKYGFRVNAIAPGPIERTGGAEKLWESEEAERLTIESVPLGRLGTPEEVAALAAFLLSDDAAYINGECITIDGGQWLNRRPF is encoded by the coding sequence ATGAACGGAAAAGTCATTATTGTAACCGGCGGTTCGAGCGGAATGGGAAAGTATATGGCAAAGCGATTTGCGGCAGACGGCGCCAACGTCGTCATTACCGGAAGACGGCTCGAGGCGCTAGAGGAAGCGAAAAAAGAGATTGAATCCCCAAACGGAAAAGTGCTGCCGATCCAAATGGATGTGCGCGATCCGGAATTAGTGGCGGAAATGGTCAAACGGACGGATGCGGAGTTTGGCAGAATTGATGCACTCATTAATAACGCGGCGGGCAATTTTATTTGTCCAGCGGAAAAGCTATCGATTAATGGCTGGAATAGCGTCATCAACATCGTATTAAATGGTACATTTTATTGCAGCCGCGAGGTCGGGAACTACTGGATTCAACGCGGCCAAAAAGGCTCGATCATCAACATTGTTGCTACATATGCTTGGCACGCCGGCGCAGGGGTGATTCATTCCGCGAGTGCGAAAGCGGGAGTATTGGCGATGACAAGAACGCTTGCTGTCGAATGGGGGAAAAAATACGGATTCCGCGTCAATGCCATTGCCCCTGGACCGATTGAGCGGACGGGAGGAGCAGAGAAGCTGTGGGAATCAGAGGAAGCGGAAAGGTTGACGATTGAAAGCGTTCCGTTAGGACGCCTTGGCACACCGGAAGAAGTCGCTGCTCTTGCCGCTTTTCTGCTCTCAGATGATGCAGCTTATATCAATGGGGAATGCATTACCATCGATGGAGGACAATGGCTCAATCGGCGCCCGTTTTAA
- a CDS encoding sulfite exporter TauE/SafE family protein: MDWVLFVLVGFATSFVGTLAGGGGLIGMPVLLMIGVPIHQAISAAKFSNTISSFSSFFVLFHQQSIRWKQLLLIIPISLGGGATGGAIASLLSERTMTIIAVILLMFALCLQLFKKQPEQAASAPTLPKTLYPILYGISVYDGMFGPGQATMLMYAYLRTGMDYLSAIAFTRFQTFISCFGALTSYLYNGHVNWHIAPFLAIGSFIGAQLSVRVAKKLKQKQLRFLLHTITFLLIVQLIFNMVYDN, from the coding sequence ATGGACTGGGTACTGTTTGTCCTCGTTGGGTTTGCTACTTCATTCGTTGGTACATTAGCTGGCGGCGGTGGCCTCATTGGCATGCCCGTTTTGCTTATGATTGGTGTTCCTATCCATCAGGCCATTTCCGCCGCTAAGTTTTCCAATACAATCAGCTCGTTTTCCAGCTTCTTCGTCCTATTTCACCAGCAAAGCATTCGTTGGAAACAGTTGTTGCTGATCATCCCTATTAGTCTCGGTGGGGGAGCAACAGGAGGAGCCATCGCCTCGCTGCTGTCTGAACGAACAATGACCATCATTGCCGTTATTTTGTTAATGTTCGCATTATGTTTGCAACTTTTCAAAAAACAGCCTGAGCAAGCAGCATCGGCTCCTACTCTCCCGAAAACCTTATATCCTATTCTTTACGGCATTAGCGTCTATGACGGAATGTTTGGGCCAGGCCAAGCAACAATGCTCATGTATGCTTATTTGCGCACCGGCATGGATTACTTATCCGCCATCGCGTTTACAAGATTTCAAACTTTTATTAGCTGCTTCGGAGCACTGACATCCTACTTATACAACGGGCATGTCAACTGGCATATCGCTCCTTTCTTAGCGATTGGATCATTCATCGGCGCACAATTATCGGTACGAGTAGCGAAAAAACTAAAGCAAAAACAGCTGCGCTTTTTATTGCACACCATTACCTTTCTGCTCATCGTTCAGCTTATTTTTAATATGGTTTATGATAATTAA
- a CDS encoding peroxiredoxin, translated as MAERMVGKQAPRFELQAVLPNGDFGRVSLEENMKNGKWTVLFFYPLDFTFVCPTEITAISDRYDEFEDLDAVVIGVSTDSVYSHKAWMKVPREENGIGEIKYPLAADPTHQVSRDYGVLIEEEGVALRGLFIIDPEGELKYAVVHHNNIGRDVDEVLRVLQALQTGGLCPANWKPGQATLTV; from the coding sequence ATGGCAGAACGCATGGTAGGAAAACAAGCACCTCGTTTCGAACTGCAAGCAGTATTGCCAAACGGCGACTTCGGACGTGTCAGCCTTGAAGAAAACATGAAAAATGGCAAATGGACTGTGCTTTTCTTCTATCCATTGGATTTCACGTTCGTATGCCCGACAGAAATCACTGCAATTTCTGACCGCTACGATGAATTTGAAGATTTAGATGCCGTTGTGATCGGCGTTTCGACAGACTCTGTATATTCGCATAAAGCATGGATGAAAGTGCCTCGCGAAGAAAACGGCATCGGCGAAATTAAATATCCGTTAGCAGCGGATCCTACTCATCAAGTTTCCCGCGATTATGGCGTTCTTATTGAAGAAGAAGGCGTTGCGCTTCGCGGCCTATTTATCATCGATCCAGAAGGCGAATTAAAATACGCTGTCGTTCATCATAATAACATCGGCCGCGATGTCGATGAAGTATTGCGCGTGCTTCAAGCGCTACAAACCGGAGGTCTTTGCCCAGCAAACTGGAAACCAGGCCAAGCAACATTGACAGTGTAA
- the cbpB gene encoding cyclic-di-AMP-binding protein CbpB, with product MTVLENKEFAKMTVAQFLIPSDKVAHVQLGNYLDHALLVLTRTGYSAIPVLDTSYKLHGLISMTMIMDAILGLERIEFERLETMKVEEVMNKDIPRLLLDDDIVKGIGLIVNHPFVCVENKDGYFEGIFTRREILKRLNKQLRKLNYHKPY from the coding sequence ATGACAGTTTTGGAAAACAAAGAATTTGCCAAGATGACGGTGGCGCAGTTTCTTATTCCTTCAGATAAAGTAGCGCACGTCCAACTGGGGAATTATTTGGATCACGCGTTATTAGTATTAACAAGAACCGGTTACTCCGCTATTCCTGTATTAGACACTTCCTATAAACTTCACGGATTAATTAGCATGACGATGATTATGGATGCGATTTTAGGATTGGAACGCATTGAGTTTGAGCGGCTGGAAACGATGAAAGTCGAAGAAGTGATGAATAAAGATATTCCGCGCCTTTTATTGGATGATGATATCGTTAAAGGAATTGGACTGATTGTCAATCACCCGTTTGTCTGTGTAGAAAATAAAGACGGCTATTTTGAAGGAATTTTTACACGACGAGAAATACTTAAACGATTGAATAAACAGCTGCGAAAGCTTAATTATCATAAACCATATTAA
- the abbA gene encoding antirepressor AbbA, which yields MGKLVLETLSHEEQCLLLDLLFTQQYALELVRCEIADIENGDKQVDARRYQQLLHLYDRLLQET from the coding sequence ATGGGGAAGCTGGTGCTTGAAACATTATCGCATGAAGAGCAGTGCTTGCTTTTGGATCTTTTGTTTACCCAACAATATGCATTAGAGCTTGTTCGCTGTGAGATTGCTGACATTGAAAATGGGGATAAGCAAGTAGATGCAAGGCGTTATCAACAGCTTTTGCATTTGTATGACCGTCTTCTTCAGGAAACATAG
- a CDS encoding YkyB family protein, with protein sequence MKPLELTVDNIAKAIFTVNRHAKTALNPSFLYLLKKKAIEKLLQEGKAKKIGLHFSRNPKYSQQQSDVLVSVGDYYFHIPPTKKDFATLPHLGALNDSYRNPVTRMPLSQAKALLQAYTGIRETPPKRKQPQAKPVFKRLGESY encoded by the coding sequence ATGAAACCGTTGGAACTGACGGTGGACAACATTGCAAAAGCGATTTTTACCGTCAATCGTCATGCCAAAACGGCATTGAATCCTTCTTTTCTCTACCTTTTAAAGAAAAAAGCAATTGAAAAGCTGCTGCAGGAAGGAAAGGCGAAAAAAATCGGCCTTCATTTTTCCCGCAACCCAAAATACAGCCAGCAGCAGTCCGACGTTCTTGTCTCCGTCGGCGATTACTATTTTCATATTCCCCCGACAAAAAAAGACTTCGCCACCCTTCCACATCTTGGAGCATTAAATGATTCTTACCGCAATCCTGTCACAAGAATGCCCCTATCCCAGGCGAAAGCGCTACTGCAAGCCTACACCGGGATCCGCGAAACCCCGCCGAAACGAAAACAACCGCAGGCAAAGCCGGTATTTAAACGGCTTGGCGAAAGCTACTAA
- a CDS encoding N-acetyldiaminopimelate deacetylase, producing MSSISPFVAIRRDLHKIPELGFQEFKTQRYLLQYIHTLPQERLEIKTWKTGIFVKVKGTAPRKMIGYRTDIDGLPIKEETGLPYRSEHEGNMHACGHDMHMSIALGVLTYFANHPIKDDLLFIFQPAEEGPGGAKPMLESDIMKAWKPDMIIALHIAPEYPVGTIATKEGLLFANTSELFIDLKGKGGHAAFPHLANDMVVAACALVMQLQSIVARNVDPLDSAVITIGKISGGTVQNVIAERARLEGTIRTLSVDAMKKVKERIEAIVNGIQLAYQCETEIDYGAMYHQVYNDPQLTREFIQFAESDPKMQVVRCKEAMTGEDFGYMLAEIPGFMFWLGVDSPYGLHHAKLAPNEAAIDRAIAFLTSYISWKGNNG from the coding sequence ATGTCATCCATTAGTCCTTTTGTCGCGATTCGCCGCGATCTGCATAAAATTCCAGAGTTAGGGTTTCAAGAATTTAAGACGCAACGATATTTATTGCAATACATTCATACGTTGCCACAGGAACGATTGGAAATCAAAACGTGGAAAACGGGAATTTTTGTGAAAGTAAAGGGAACAGCGCCGCGAAAAATGATCGGCTACCGCACCGATATCGACGGCCTGCCGATTAAAGAGGAAACGGGGTTGCCATATAGATCGGAGCACGAAGGAAATATGCACGCGTGCGGACATGATATGCATATGAGCATCGCGCTCGGGGTGCTCACCTATTTCGCAAACCATCCAATCAAAGACGACCTATTATTTATTTTCCAACCGGCAGAGGAAGGACCAGGTGGAGCAAAACCGATGCTCGAAAGCGATATCATGAAAGCGTGGAAGCCGGATATGATTATCGCGCTGCATATTGCTCCGGAATATCCGGTCGGCACGATTGCGACGAAGGAAGGATTGCTGTTTGCCAATACATCGGAGCTATTTATTGATTTAAAAGGGAAAGGCGGACATGCCGCGTTTCCACACTTAGCGAACGATATGGTCGTGGCCGCCTGCGCGCTTGTCATGCAGCTTCAATCTATCGTCGCCCGGAATGTCGATCCGCTTGATAGCGCAGTGATTACGATAGGCAAAATTTCCGGCGGGACGGTGCAAAATGTAATTGCCGAGCGCGCCCGTTTAGAAGGAACGATCCGCACCTTGTCAGTCGATGCGATGAAAAAAGTGAAAGAACGGATCGAAGCGATAGTAAACGGCATCCAACTGGCGTATCAATGCGAGACGGAAATTGACTATGGTGCGATGTACCATCAAGTGTATAACGATCCGCAGTTAACGAGGGAATTTATCCAGTTTGCCGAAAGTGATCCAAAGATGCAGGTAGTCCGCTGCAAAGAAGCAATGACGGGTGAAGATTTTGGCTATATGCTTGCGGAAATCCCGGGGTTTATGTTTTGGCTCGGTGTCGATTCGCCTTATGGGCTGCATCATGCGAAACTGGCGCCAAATGAAGCAGCAATCGATCGGGCCATTGCCTTTTTAACATCGTATATTTCGTGGAAAGGAAACAACGGTTAA
- a CDS encoding YkuS family protein, giving the protein MAKIGVEHSLTDVQEALKARGYEIVPLRGENDAKGCDCCVITGQDANVMGIQNAMTAGPVIEASGLTAEEICQKVEEKLR; this is encoded by the coding sequence ATGGCGAAAATTGGGGTAGAGCATTCGCTAACGGATGTGCAGGAAGCGTTAAAAGCGAGAGGATATGAAATCGTTCCGCTTCGCGGGGAAAATGATGCGAAGGGCTGCGACTGCTGCGTCATTACAGGCCAAGATGCCAATGTAATGGGAATTCAAAACGCGATGACTGCTGGTCCTGTTATCGAAGCAAGCGGCCTGACAGCAGAAGAAATTTGTCAAAAAGTTGAAGAAAAATTACGTTAA
- a CDS encoding EAL-associated domain-containing protein has protein sequence MDALDVMANLQQVFPYYQAIFSADEHCVIGYEVLGRYQSETGVVSLGPFFHDETIPEEFRLEVDEVVTKKALDYFLSLDDYTPLIFLNRDANLLMLDRADSFLQLLLQYETRGLSLERIVLEINEQYFKGDLDQLSHLLTYIRTYGIKIAVDNIGEHSSNLERIGVLSPDILKIDLRQLRKTSVHQAYQDVLYSISLLARKIGATLLYEDIETSFQLQYAWRNGGRYYQGYYLAEPSPELVPRDMLKERLRQECHHFIQQEKKKLETLYHISEQFQQRLTALLAKYKKVTDFNELISLLANELNDVCFRIYVCDEDGFQQSANMFKRGDRWELEPQYYMKNWSWRPYFLENIIRMRSRKRGILSDLYADIETGETIRTYSYPIDDRHYLFIDLSYNYLFEHDAHY, from the coding sequence GTGGACGCGTTAGATGTAATGGCGAATTTGCAGCAAGTTTTTCCATACTATCAGGCTATTTTTAGCGCCGATGAACATTGTGTCATTGGCTATGAAGTATTAGGAAGATATCAGTCTGAAACAGGGGTTGTCAGTTTAGGTCCGTTTTTCCACGATGAGACAATACCGGAAGAATTCCGTTTAGAAGTAGATGAAGTGGTAACCAAAAAAGCGCTTGATTATTTTCTCTCCCTCGATGATTACACACCGCTTATTTTTTTAAATCGTGATGCGAATTTATTGATGCTTGACCGTGCCGATTCGTTTTTGCAGCTGCTTCTTCAATATGAAACAAGAGGATTGTCGTTAGAACGCATTGTGCTCGAAATTAATGAGCAGTATTTTAAAGGAGATTTAGATCAGTTAAGCCATTTATTGACCTATATCCGTACGTATGGAATAAAAATTGCGGTAGACAATATTGGGGAGCATAGCAGCAACTTAGAAAGAATCGGCGTGCTGTCGCCAGATATTTTGAAAATTGATTTGCGTCAATTGCGGAAGACTTCCGTTCATCAAGCGTATCAAGACGTTCTATATTCTATTTCGCTGCTAGCCCGCAAAATCGGCGCCACGCTTTTATACGAAGATATCGAAACATCTTTTCAATTGCAATACGCGTGGCGAAACGGCGGACGCTATTACCAAGGGTACTATTTGGCGGAACCTTCTCCGGAATTGGTGCCGCGCGATATGCTAAAGGAACGTCTGCGTCAGGAATGCCATCATTTTATTCAGCAGGAAAAGAAAAAGCTAGAAACGCTTTATCATATTTCCGAACAGTTTCAGCAGCGGCTGACAGCGCTTTTGGCCAAATATAAGAAAGTCACGGATTTTAATGAACTGATTTCTCTGTTGGCGAATGAGCTGAATGATGTTTGTTTCCGCATTTATGTTTGCGACGAGGATGGCTTCCAGCAGTCTGCCAATATGTTTAAACGCGGTGACCGCTGGGAGCTTGAGCCGCAATATTATATGAAAAATTGGAGCTGGCGTCCGTATTTTTTAGAAAATATTATTCGCATGCGCTCCCGCAAACGGGGAATTTTATCCGATTTATACGCCGACATCGAAACCGGGGAAACGATCCGCACGTATTCGTACCCGATTGACGACCGGCACTACTTGTTTATTGATTTATCGTATAATTATTTATTCGAACACGACGCCCATTATTAA
- the dapD gene encoding 2,3,4,5-tetrahydropyridine-2,6-dicarboxylate N-acetyltransferase, with protein sequence MKMMDANEIISFIQNSKKSTPVKVYIKGNLEGIDFGASAKTFITGNAGVVFGEWQEIEEALEANKDKIEDYVIENDRRNSAIPLLDLKGVKARIEPGAIIRDQVEIGDNAVIMMGAVINIGAVVGEGTMIDMNAVLGGRATVGKNCHIGAGAVLAGVIEPPSAKPVVVEDDVLIGANAVILEGVTVGKGAVVAAGAVVVEDVPPYTVVAGVPARVIKQIDEKTRAKTEIKQELRQL encoded by the coding sequence ATGAAGATGATGGATGCAAATGAAATCATTTCGTTTATTCAAAACAGCAAAAAATCAACGCCTGTTAAAGTATACATAAAAGGAAACCTGGAAGGAATCGATTTTGGCGCAAGCGCGAAAACGTTTATTACAGGGAATGCCGGCGTTGTTTTCGGTGAATGGCAAGAAATTGAAGAAGCGTTGGAAGCCAATAAAGACAAGATCGAAGATTATGTCATTGAAAATGACCGCCGCAATTCGGCGATTCCGCTTCTTGACTTAAAGGGAGTCAAAGCGCGCATTGAGCCTGGCGCGATCATTCGCGATCAAGTCGAAATTGGCGATAATGCAGTTATTATGATGGGGGCGGTCATTAACATCGGCGCCGTTGTCGGCGAAGGAACGATGATTGATATGAACGCGGTGCTCGGCGGCCGTGCGACGGTCGGAAAGAACTGCCATATTGGCGCCGGTGCCGTTTTAGCAGGAGTCATTGAGCCGCCTTCCGCTAAGCCGGTTGTTGTTGAGGACGACGTCCTTATTGGTGCAAACGCCGTTATTTTAGAAGGCGTCACGGTTGGCAAAGGCGCGGTCGTAGCCGCTGGAGCTGTTGTCGTTGAAGATGTGCCGCCATATACGGTGGTGGCTGGGGTGCCGGCGCGCGTGATTAAGCAAATTGATGAAAAAACACGGGCAAAAACGGAAATTAAACAAGAACTTCGTCAGTTATAA
- a CDS encoding LysR family transcriptional regulator codes for MNISEYEILTVLAEELNMRKAAARLYVTQSALSQRLQTIEASWNMKIFVRTQRGLLLTPEGEKIVQLAKEIVQKTNKVKEEIEQLAGQISGTLTLAVVSIVAQHWLPAVLKTFMMLYPNVNVALTTGWTSEVLSGMYENRFQLGIVRGKPNWSGIATRLFTDQLYLVDQEIQSLEQLRHTDRPFIQFKSDSTYSLHIQQWWHEQFQALPPRTVIVDQIETCKQLAYHGVGYAILPEIALDDREQHLVHMIPLKDKHGERMTRDTWLISTEAAWQLPQVQAFQKVLQNFVP; via the coding sequence TTGAATATTTCAGAATATGAAATACTTACCGTTTTGGCGGAAGAATTAAATATGAGGAAAGCGGCAGCCCGACTCTATGTTACTCAGTCCGCATTGTCCCAACGACTACAGACGATCGAAGCGAGCTGGAATATGAAAATCTTTGTCCGGACTCAGAGAGGTTTACTGTTAACACCGGAGGGAGAAAAAATTGTCCAGCTTGCGAAAGAAATAGTGCAGAAAACGAACAAAGTAAAAGAAGAGATCGAACAACTGGCCGGACAAATAAGTGGAACATTAACACTAGCCGTTGTTTCCATTGTTGCGCAGCATTGGCTTCCCGCAGTTTTAAAAACGTTTATGATGTTATACCCAAATGTAAATGTGGCGTTGACAACGGGATGGACAAGCGAAGTCTTAAGCGGTATGTATGAAAACCGGTTTCAACTCGGAATTGTTCGCGGAAAACCAAATTGGAGCGGGATTGCGACACGTTTATTTACGGATCAGTTATATTTAGTAGATCAAGAAATTCAATCTTTGGAGCAGTTGCGCCATACCGACCGGCCGTTTATTCAATTTAAAAGCGACTCGACGTATTCGCTGCACATTCAACAATGGTGGCATGAGCAATTTCAAGCACTGCCGCCGCGAACGGTCATCGTCGACCAAATCGAAACATGCAAACAGCTTGCTTATCACGGGGTTGGCTATGCCATTTTACCGGAAATTGCTTTAGATGACCGAGAGCAACATCTTGTTCATATGATTCCGCTAAAAGATAAGCATGGTGAACGAATGACGAGAGACACATGGCTTATCAGCACGGAAGCAGCATGGCAACTTCCGCAGGTACAAGCCTTCCAGAAGGTGTTGCAAAATTTTGTTCCATGA